In the Candidatus Electrothrix rattekaaiensis genome, one interval contains:
- a CDS encoding ATP-binding cassette domain-containing protein yields the protein MIEVQNVAYTYADGTKAVNDVSMTFPEQGIFAVMGLSGSGKTTLLNCIARFLSPQQGAILLDGQDIQDMKEVDFRQQVGVVFQHLNLFPHLNVLENMMLALERVQGRSKSEAKAEAMDILKRLNIGELAANYPAQVSGGQAQRVAIARGLALKPKFMLLDEPTSALDAATTSDFAQWLRELQEFTSFIIVTHDLPFAEQTAEQGVYMENGQLVEKGLLGEVLQKRR from the coding sequence ATGATTGAAGTACAAAACGTAGCCTACACCTATGCGGACGGAACAAAGGCAGTCAATGATGTCAGCATGACCTTCCCGGAACAGGGGATCTTTGCTGTTATGGGCCTGTCCGGTTCCGGTAAGACCACCCTGCTTAATTGCATTGCCCGTTTTCTTTCCCCGCAGCAGGGAGCAATTCTCCTGGATGGGCAGGATATCCAAGACATGAAAGAAGTCGATTTCCGGCAACAGGTCGGGGTGGTGTTTCAGCACCTGAACCTCTTTCCCCATCTGAACGTGCTGGAAAATATGATGCTGGCCTTGGAACGAGTCCAGGGGCGAAGCAAGAGCGAGGCAAAGGCGGAGGCGATGGATATCCTGAAGCGGCTCAATATTGGCGAGCTGGCAGCAAATTATCCTGCTCAGGTCAGCGGCGGTCAGGCCCAGCGGGTGGCTATTGCCCGAGGGCTGGCTCTGAAACCCAAATTCATGCTCCTGGATGAGCCGACCAGTGCTCTGGATGCGGCCACAACCTCGGATTTTGCCCAATGGCTGCGGGAGTTACAGGAGTTCACCAGCTTTATTATTGTCACCCATGATCTGCCCTTTGCCGAGCAGACAGCAGAGCAAGGGGTGTATATGGAAAACGGGCAGCTCGTGGAAAAAGGTCTTCTTGGTGAGGTATTGCAAAAGAGGAGATAA